Proteins encoded together in one Rossellomorea sp. y25 window:
- a CDS encoding n-acetylglutamate synthase, translating into MINYDGRTFVSIENTTNGEVSSKTVFEYKQDGDILSATYSGGDIMKGTLIGIVKEDGGLTFRYNHVNVHNDIRGGQCTSVPEILPDGRIRLHESWRWMDRDQSEGESIVEEVI; encoded by the coding sequence ATGATCAATTACGATGGACGCACGTTTGTATCCATTGAAAATACGACGAACGGTGAAGTTTCTTCAAAAACAGTTTTTGAATATAAGCAAGATGGAGATATCCTTTCAGCAACATATAGTGGCGGAGACATTATGAAAGGAACCCTGATTGGCATCGTGAAAGAGGATGGTGGCTTAACGTTTAGATACAACCATGTAAACGTTCATAATGATATAAGGGGAGGTCAATGTACTTCTGTTCCTGAAATTCTACCGGATGGCCGAATAAGACTGCATGAAAGCTGGAGATGGATGGATCGTGACCAAAGTGAAGGGGAATCGATCGTTGAGGAAGTCATATAA
- a CDS encoding GNAT family N-acetyltransferase, which yields MGTYELKLINNLLDVDLAHLVEHSKEEGFRFVERLVNDYRNGNNTFNRAGEGIFGVFNENGILVAIGGLNKDPFSTGECIGRMRRFYVSKEFRRSGVGNMLVQRIIDEARNHYDTLVLHTDTEQGDAFYRAIGFSKGELYSRSSHYLSLG from the coding sequence ATGGGGACATATGAGCTAAAGCTTATTAACAATCTGTTAGATGTTGATTTAGCTCATTTAGTAGAGCATAGCAAAGAAGAGGGTTTTCGTTTTGTAGAAAGATTAGTGAATGATTATAGAAATGGAAATAACACGTTCAACCGTGCAGGAGAAGGTATATTCGGCGTGTTTAATGAAAATGGCATCCTGGTTGCTATAGGCGGATTAAACAAGGATCCTTTTTCAACTGGTGAATGCATTGGCAGGATGAGAAGATTTTATGTCAGCAAAGAGTTTAGAAGAAGTGGTGTAGGAAACATGCTGGTGCAAAGGATCATAGACGAAGCAAGAAACCATTATGATACATTGGTGCTTCATACAGACACAGAACAGGGGGATGCATTTTATCGGGCGATTGGGTTTTCAAAGGGGGAGCTTTATTCGAGGTCGAGTCATTATTTGAGCTTAGGGTAG
- a CDS encoding ATP-binding protein, producing MFNNFHFETIYRERDDRTPLVVMMCGVAGSGKTTFSQHLEKNGFVRLSIDEEIWATHGRYGIDFPMEKMEEYKKVAESKLRNELVKLIHDKQQVVIDFSFWDRGRRDRYKQLIEKSGGKWKLIYLKVHPDDLLERLTIRNKRFDANAFPISEGLLTSYLNGFEIPEGEGEIVVGN from the coding sequence ATGTTCAACAACTTTCATTTTGAAACGATTTATCGTGAACGGGATGATCGCACCCCTCTAGTGGTAATGATGTGTGGTGTGGCTGGCTCCGGTAAAACGACATTCTCGCAGCACTTAGAGAAGAACGGCTTTGTGCGTCTTTCAATTGATGAAGAAATATGGGCGACTCATGGTCGTTATGGGATTGATTTCCCTATGGAAAAGATGGAGGAATACAAGAAAGTGGCAGAAAGTAAATTGCGCAATGAATTAGTAAAGCTCATTCACGATAAACAACAGGTGGTCATCGACTTCAGTTTTTGGGACCGTGGAAGAAGGGATCGATACAAACAATTAATAGAAAAGTCAGGTGGGAAATGGAAACTGATTTATTTAAAGGTCCATCCTGATGATTTACTTGAAAGGCTTACAATACGGAACAAGCGCTTTGATGCGAATGCGTTCCCGATTTCGGAAGGACTGTTGACTTCCTATTTGAATGGTTTTGAAATTCCTGAGGGGGAAGGGGAGATTGTGGTTGGGAATTAG
- a CDS encoding lysozyme inhibitor LprI family protein translates to MEDHTPKTKIEGRTEFLNKLDNIQKELDAMPEKKDSDKGVTNAMKNYYGVSYEKFDDALNEIYTLLKKELSPEVMKELQAEQLRWIEQKETKAEKERLKYEGGTFENVAWYISLYESTKDRCYELVNEYMTD, encoded by the coding sequence ATGGAAGATCATACTCCCAAAACAAAAATAGAGGGAAGAACAGAATTTCTGAACAAACTGGACAACATCCAAAAAGAACTTGATGCCATGCCAGAAAAGAAGGATTCAGATAAAGGTGTCACAAACGCGATGAAAAACTATTATGGAGTATCCTACGAAAAGTTTGATGATGCATTGAATGAGATCTACACCCTGCTGAAAAAAGAGCTGTCTCCAGAGGTCATGAAGGAATTACAAGCGGAACAGTTAAGATGGATCGAACAGAAAGAAACGAAAGCCGAGAAAGAAAGACTGAAGTATGAAGGCGGGACGTTTGAAAATGTGGCGTGGTACATCTCTTTATATGAGTCGACGAAGGATAGATGTTATGAGTTGGTGAATGAGTATATGACCGACTAG
- a CDS encoding AraC family transcriptional regulator yields MERVVCEKRSYSKEFHSHQHEFGQFLFPLQGSLDIQTKWQELHLDPDHCFYLPPMSDHQYRSMDRNEFLILDIPLNYLPGDTGSMYMQLDEQWVSIRYLLLEEAGNPENRMSLISLARYVTTKLQQSSSPSIDYIHRHFMEPIRLETLAELEHYHPSYYSAWFKKKHGKSPKAYISELRLKEADHLLLSTEWSMSRISEELGFENSSSFTRWFVRHRGISPQQYRILKKG; encoded by the coding sequence ATGGAACGTGTAGTTTGTGAGAAAAGGTCCTATTCAAAAGAGTTTCATTCTCATCAGCATGAGTTTGGTCAGTTTCTTTTTCCTTTACAAGGTTCCCTGGATATCCAAACGAAGTGGCAAGAACTTCATCTTGATCCGGACCATTGTTTTTATCTGCCTCCAATGTCTGATCATCAATACAGGTCGATGGACCGGAATGAGTTTTTGATTCTGGATATCCCCCTGAACTATTTACCGGGGGATACAGGAAGCATGTATATGCAGCTTGATGAGCAGTGGGTTTCTATCCGGTATTTACTGTTGGAGGAAGCGGGGAACCCGGAAAATAGGATGTCGTTGATAAGCTTGGCCAGGTATGTGACGACCAAGCTTCAACAATCTTCTTCCCCTTCAATTGACTATATTCATAGACATTTCATGGAACCGATCAGGTTAGAGACATTGGCGGAATTGGAACATTACCATCCGTCCTATTATTCGGCGTGGTTCAAGAAAAAACATGGTAAGAGCCCGAAAGCGTATATATCGGAACTACGTTTGAAAGAAGCTGATCATCTGCTGCTATCAACAGAATGGTCAATGTCCCGGATCAGTGAGGAGTTGGGCTTTGAGAATTCTTCTTCCTTCACGAGATGGTTTGTAAGACATAGGGGGATATCCCCGCAGCAATATAGAATCCTTAAAAAGGGATAA